A region of Roseobacter litoralis Och 149 DNA encodes the following proteins:
- a CDS encoding ABC transporter ATP-binding protein: protein MSEPLLRVRGLKIGATIYPPGEKARDIEIVHGVDFDLAPGKVLGLIGESGAGKSTIGLASMAYGRGGVELTGGSVEVNGRDILQSGIRDIRRLRGAEVTYVSQSAAASFNPAKKILEQVTEAAILQGKFARKQAEERAVALFAKLGLPDPENIGQRYPHQVSGGQLQRCMTALALCPEPDLVVFDEPTTALDVTTQIDVLAAIKDAIRDTGVAALYITHDLAVVAQVSDHIMVLRMGEMVEFGTVDQIINHPQEEYTQALVSVRSIEHEEKQPSAEPVLKIEGITARYPGTKFDVLKNINVDLHPGQTLAVVGESGSGKSTLARVITGLLPPSAGQITFDGRVLTPDLPTRPLEDLRELQMIYQMADTAMNPRQTVGTIIGRPLEFYFGLKGAEKQKRIQELLDEIELGSGFQDRYPAELSGGQKQRVCIARALAAKPKLIICDEVTSALDPLVADGILKLLLSLQKADDVAYLFITHDLATVRAISDSIAVMYQGEVVRYGPKSQVLSPPFDDYTDLLLSSVPEMRLGWLEEVIANRKMESAGN, encoded by the coding sequence ATGAGCGAACCGCTTCTCAGAGTCCGTGGCCTGAAAATCGGCGCAACGATTTATCCTCCGGGCGAAAAAGCGCGCGACATCGAGATCGTGCATGGTGTGGATTTCGATCTGGCCCCCGGCAAGGTATTGGGTCTGATCGGGGAATCCGGCGCGGGCAAATCCACGATCGGCCTTGCCTCCATGGCCTATGGGCGCGGCGGTGTGGAACTGACGGGCGGCTCGGTTGAGGTCAACGGGCGCGACATCCTGCAATCCGGTATCCGTGACATCCGCCGGTTGCGCGGGGCCGAGGTAACATACGTCAGCCAATCCGCTGCCGCCTCTTTCAACCCGGCCAAGAAGATACTGGAACAGGTCACAGAGGCCGCCATCCTGCAAGGCAAATTCGCCCGCAAGCAAGCCGAAGAGCGCGCGGTTGCCCTGTTTGCCAAACTCGGCCTGCCCGATCCGGAAAACATCGGCCAGCGCTATCCGCATCAGGTCTCCGGCGGGCAGTTGCAGCGCTGCATGACCGCCCTTGCGCTCTGCCCTGAACCGGACCTTGTGGTCTTTGACGAACCCACGACAGCGCTGGATGTGACGACACAGATTGATGTACTGGCCGCGATCAAGGACGCGATCCGGGACACCGGTGTCGCCGCCCTCTATATCACCCACGACCTTGCTGTGGTCGCGCAGGTGTCGGACCATATCATGGTGCTGCGCATGGGCGAAATGGTCGAATTCGGTACGGTCGATCAGATCATCAACCACCCGCAGGAAGAATACACACAAGCGCTGGTTTCCGTGCGCTCCATCGAGCATGAGGAAAAACAGCCCTCGGCAGAACCTGTGCTGAAGATCGAAGGCATAACCGCCCGCTATCCCGGCACCAAGTTCGACGTTCTGAAAAACATCAACGTCGATCTGCACCCCGGTCAGACGCTCGCGGTCGTGGGCGAATCCGGGTCCGGCAAATCGACGCTGGCGCGGGTGATCACGGGGCTTTTACCACCCAGCGCGGGTCAGATCACCTTTGACGGGCGCGTGCTGACGCCTGACCTGCCCACCCGGCCACTGGAAGATCTGCGCGAGTTGCAGATGATTTATCAGATGGCCGACACCGCGATGAACCCGCGCCAGACCGTCGGCACGATCATCGGGCGACCCCTCGAATTTTACTTCGGTCTCAAGGGTGCGGAGAAACAAAAACGCATTCAGGAACTGCTGGATGAGATCGAGCTTGGCAGCGGGTTTCAGGATCGATACCCTGCGGAACTGTCCGGCGGACAAAAGCAGCGTGTCTGCATCGCCCGCGCACTGGCCGCAAAACCCAAACTGATCATCTGCGACGAGGTCACTTCGGCGCTCGACCCACTGGTCGCGGACGGAATCCTCAAATTACTGCTGAGCCTGCAAAAGGCAGATGACGTTGCCTACTTGTTCATCACGCATGATCTGGCGACAGTGCGCGCCATTTCGGACAGCATCGCGGTGATGTATCAGGGCGAAGTCGTGCGTTATGGGCCAAAGTCACAGGTGTTGAGCCCGCCATTCGACGACTATACAGACCTGCTGTTGAGTTCAGTGCCCGAAATGCGTCTTGGATGGCTCGAAGAGGTCATCGCCAACCGGAAAATGGAGAGCGCGGGCAACTGA
- a CDS encoding ABC transporter permease yields MHPILKLVTQRVALGVLLLFAASVLIFAGTSILPGDVAQQILGQSATPEALENLRRELGLNEPALTRYFSWLGGVMQGDLGTALTNGRDIAESLGSRLSNTLFLAFWAAVISVPLAIFLGLLAVRYKDRWPDKLISGVTLTTISVPEFMIGYILIYWVSIKFGWFSSVAIINDGMSLGEKLNAIAIPVMVLTLVVLAHMMRMTRAAILNVMQSAYIETAELKGMPMLKIIATHAFPNAIAPIVNVVMINLAYLVVGVVVVEVVFAYPGMGQYLVDHVAKRDIPVVQACGLIFAAVYIGLNLVADIVSILANPRLRHPK; encoded by the coding sequence ATGCATCCCATCCTGAAACTGGTAACCCAGCGCGTTGCGCTGGGTGTCCTTTTGCTCTTCGCCGCCTCTGTGCTGATCTTTGCGGGAACCTCCATTCTCCCCGGCGATGTAGCTCAACAGATCCTTGGCCAATCCGCCACGCCAGAGGCCCTTGAAAATCTCAGACGTGAACTTGGCCTGAACGAACCTGCGCTGACCCGCTATTTTTCATGGCTCGGTGGCGTGATGCAGGGCGACCTGGGCACTGCTCTGACCAATGGCCGCGACATCGCCGAAAGCCTTGGGTCACGCCTGTCAAATACGCTTTTCCTCGCCTTCTGGGCTGCCGTTATCTCGGTGCCGCTGGCGATTTTCCTCGGCCTTCTGGCGGTACGCTACAAGGACCGCTGGCCCGATAAACTGATCTCCGGGGTGACGCTGACCACGATCTCAGTCCCGGAATTCATGATCGGCTACATCCTGATCTACTGGGTATCCATCAAGTTCGGCTGGTTCTCGTCCGTCGCCATTATCAACGATGGCATGAGCCTTGGCGAAAAGCTCAACGCGATTGCCATTCCCGTCATGGTCCTGACGCTGGTGGTGCTGGCGCATATGATGCGCATGACGCGCGCGGCGATCCTCAATGTGATGCAATCGGCCTATATCGAAACCGCCGAACTCAAGGGCATGCCGATGCTTAAAATCATCGCCACACATGCCTTCCCCAACGCCATCGCGCCCATCGTGAATGTCGTCATGATCAACCTCGCCTACCTCGTCGTGGGCGTCGTCGTGGTCGAGGTCGTCTTTGCCTACCCCGGCATGGGCCAGTACCTCGTGGATCACGTGGCCAAACGGGACATCCCCGTGGTGCAGGCCTGCGGGCTGATCTTTGCCGCCGTCTACATCGGTCTGAACCTCGTCGCGGACATCGTGTCGATCCTTGCAAACCCAAGGTTGAGGCATCCGAAATGA
- a CDS encoding ABC transporter transmembrane domain-containing protein produces MTRSTPPVPGAPGQTEEREKSKKLGSLKALLPFMRPYRSLLLAAVSALVVTAVLSLTLPLAVRRVVDNFYTKDAQTLDLYFAAALGIAGLLAIGTGLRYLLVTRLGERVVADIRKAVFDRVIGMSPAFYEKVMTGEVLSRITTDTTLILSVISSSVSIALRNLLIFIGGLALMLFTSAKLTAMVLLIVPAVVVPILVLGRKLRVLSRENQDWIAASSGNASEGLSAVQTVQAFTHERASQAKFSEFTELSYDAARRRVNTRAIMTVIVIFLVFSGIVGVLWIGARDVRAGDMTQGALVQFVIYAVMVAGGVAALSEIWGELQRASGATERLVELLQTEDAVVDPTNPRSLPSPVVGQLTFDDVTFAYPSRPGTKALEHVSLAIEPGETVAFVGPSGAGKTTIIQMLLRFYDPSSGRILLDGVDLAELRRDDFRKYIAVVPQDPVIFATSARENIRFGRPDASDAEIEAAAQAAAAHDFIAALPDGYDSYLGERGVMLSGGQKQRIAIARAILRDAPVLLLDEATSALDAESERAVQSAVDTLSQGRTTLIVAHRLATVKKADRIVVLDQGRVVATGPHDQLVSEGGLYARLAKLQFTEGIAAE; encoded by the coding sequence ATGACCCGGTCAACACCACCGGTTCCCGGCGCACCGGGACAGACAGAAGAGCGTGAGAAATCCAAGAAACTGGGGTCTCTTAAGGCGTTGCTGCCGTTTATGCGTCCTTATCGCAGTTTGTTGCTCGCGGCGGTCTCGGCCCTTGTGGTCACGGCTGTACTGTCCCTGACCTTGCCTCTTGCCGTTCGCCGGGTGGTTGATAATTTTTACACCAAGGACGCGCAAACGCTCGACCTCTATTTTGCCGCTGCCTTGGGGATCGCGGGGTTGCTGGCCATCGGCACAGGCCTGCGATACCTGCTTGTGACGCGGCTGGGTGAGCGCGTGGTCGCGGACATCAGAAAAGCCGTCTTTGATCGTGTGATCGGGATGAGCCCGGCCTTTTATGAAAAAGTAATGACCGGCGAAGTGCTGAGCCGGATCACCACGGACACGACATTGATCCTGTCCGTTATCAGCTCGTCCGTCTCCATCGCTCTGCGCAATTTGCTGATTTTCATCGGTGGACTGGCGTTGATGCTGTTCACTTCTGCGAAACTGACCGCGATGGTCTTGCTGATCGTGCCTGCGGTTGTTGTGCCGATCCTCGTGTTGGGGCGCAAGTTGCGGGTGTTGAGCCGTGAAAATCAGGACTGGATTGCTGCATCGTCGGGCAATGCCTCTGAAGGGTTGAGTGCAGTGCAAACGGTTCAGGCCTTTACCCATGAACGCGCCAGCCAGGCAAAGTTTTCCGAATTTACTGAGCTGTCTTACGATGCAGCACGGCGGCGCGTGAACACCCGTGCCATCATGACCGTTATCGTAATTTTCCTTGTGTTTTCAGGCATTGTTGGCGTGCTCTGGATCGGGGCGCGGGATGTGCGCGCGGGCGACATGACGCAGGGCGCGCTTGTGCAGTTTGTCATCTATGCGGTGATGGTTGCGGGCGGTGTTGCGGCGCTCTCTGAGATCTGGGGCGAGTTGCAGCGTGCTTCGGGTGCGACGGAGCGCTTGGTCGAATTGCTGCAAACCGAAGATGCGGTGGTTGACCCCACCAACCCGCGCAGCTTGCCGAGCCCGGTTGTCGGACAGCTGACATTTGACGATGTCACCTTTGCCTATCCCTCCCGACCGGGTACCAAGGCGCTGGAACATGTATCGCTGGCGATTGAACCGGGGGAAACGGTCGCTTTTGTGGGGCCGTCTGGGGCCGGTAAAACGACGATCATTCAGATGCTGCTGCGATTTTATGACCCCAGCTCCGGGCGCATTCTGCTTGACGGGGTTGATCTGGCCGAGTTGCGCCGTGATGATTTTCGTAAATACATTGCTGTGGTGCCGCAGGATCCGGTTATCTTTGCCACCTCGGCGCGGGAGAACATCAGGTTTGGGCGCCCCGATGCAAGTGATGCCGAAATCGAAGCGGCGGCACAGGCGGCAGCGGCGCATGATTTCATCGCAGCGCTGCCGGATGGGTATGATTCATACCTTGGCGAGCGGGGCGTGATGTTGTCAGGCGGGCAAAAGCAGCGCATCGCGATTGCGCGGGCCATCCTGCGGGATGCGCCGGTCCTGCTGCTGGATGAGGCGACAAGCGCGCTGGATGCCGAAAGCGAACGCGCGGTGCAATCTGCGGTGGACACCTTGAGCCAGGGACGCACCACGCTGATCGTGGCGCACAGGCTTGCCACGGTGAAAAAGGCAGATCGTATCGTCGTGCTGGATCAGGGCCGCGTGGTTGCCACCGGGCCGCATGATCAGCTTGTGTCTGAGGGGGGCCTCTATGCCCGTCTGGCCAAGCTGCAATTCACCGAAGGGATCGCCGCCGAATAA
- a CDS encoding phospholipase D family protein, whose translation MTLLSGVIYLSACTYVPFETNRPAETAAPPAPSTVSRIESTIGAEINGDQVLLAPLNNGNDALGARLRMIEEARHTIDLKTFLIKPDTAGALVWLALFDAAERGVRIRVLYDDVFTNAQDEQIATLDAHPNVDIRTYNPLSRNSTFVGNFLLDFKRVNRRMHNKAFIVDGTFAVVGGRNIADEYYQIETESEFADFDLFIAGRPVEQLSASFDLFWNDEWAVPVNSFAQGDAAALREALAALRAVPDDPRSKVYKGAVSSQYLRDLREGRKPSYVGTATVVTDDPQKLRRPPGQGPFTVGNSFYNTLLSAKREVLIITPYFVPEDYGAEVFERLVAKGVRVRIVTNSLASTNHAYVHGGYAKYRNRLLRSGVEFMEVRADAPLIVEGSTTPLVLHSKLAIIDAGRLFVSSTNIDPRSIRQNSEIAMIIESPALASDVLARLNAEVQEYVFDVAAGPDGNPVWRYQGSGKNEIYRSEPNAGFFRKLLATLTGWLPVEQQL comes from the coding sequence TTGACACTTCTGTCTGGCGTCATATATCTGAGCGCCTGCACTTACGTGCCCTTCGAAACGAACCGGCCAGCAGAAACCGCAGCGCCCCCCGCGCCATCAACAGTGAGCCGCATCGAAAGCACAATTGGCGCAGAGATCAATGGCGATCAGGTTTTGCTGGCGCCGCTGAACAATGGCAATGATGCCTTGGGTGCCCGCCTGAGGATGATTGAAGAAGCGCGGCATACGATCGATCTCAAGACATTCCTCATCAAACCTGACACGGCTGGCGCGCTGGTGTGGCTTGCGCTTTTTGACGCTGCCGAAAGGGGCGTCCGGATACGGGTGCTTTACGACGATGTATTCACCAATGCGCAGGACGAACAGATCGCAACGCTTGACGCGCATCCGAATGTCGATATCCGCACATACAATCCGCTTTCCAGAAACAGCACATTTGTCGGGAATTTCCTGCTTGATTTCAAACGGGTCAATCGGCGTATGCACAACAAGGCATTCATCGTTGATGGCACATTTGCCGTTGTTGGCGGTCGCAATATCGCGGACGAATACTATCAAATAGAGACTGAAAGCGAATTCGCCGACTTTGATTTGTTTATTGCGGGTCGGCCTGTTGAGCAACTCTCCGCATCCTTCGACCTTTTCTGGAACGATGAATGGGCAGTACCGGTCAATAGTTTTGCACAAGGTGATGCCGCAGCTTTGCGCGAGGCGCTGGCGGCTTTAAGGGCCGTCCCCGATGATCCGAGATCCAAGGTGTACAAGGGGGCGGTGAGCTCGCAATATCTTCGTGATCTCAGGGAAGGGCGGAAACCGTCCTATGTCGGGACCGCAACTGTGGTCACGGATGATCCCCAGAAATTGCGCCGCCCGCCAGGTCAGGGCCCGTTCACGGTTGGGAATTCTTTTTACAACACGCTTCTGTCCGCAAAACGCGAGGTTTTGATCATCACGCCCTATTTCGTGCCTGAGGATTACGGCGCCGAAGTGTTCGAACGCCTCGTCGCCAAAGGCGTGCGCGTGCGCATTGTGACAAATTCGCTGGCATCGACCAACCACGCTTACGTGCACGGAGGCTATGCAAAGTACCGCAACCGACTTTTGCGATCAGGTGTCGAGTTCATGGAAGTCCGTGCGGATGCACCGTTGATCGTCGAAGGCAGCACCACGCCATTGGTTCTTCATTCGAAATTGGCGATTATTGATGCGGGCAGGTTGTTTGTCAGTTCAACAAATATAGATCCCCGTTCCATCCGCCAGAACTCTGAAATCGCCATGATCATAGAAAGCCCCGCCTTGGCCTCGGACGTGTTGGCGCGGTTGAACGCAGAGGTTCAAGAATACGTATTTGACGTCGCAGCGGGTCCCGACGGTAACCCGGTCTGGCGGTATCAAGGTTCTGGCAAAAACGAAATTTACCGCAGTGAACCCAATGCGGGGTTCTTTCGAAAACTGCTGGCGACACTGACAGGGTGGCTGCCGGTGGAACAACAGCTTTGA
- a CDS encoding acyl-CoA synthetase, translating into MGFAGFEDRDAIEAEMAWAERRLPVTLYQALSETAAKHPDRNAISYQIFSGPKDKAETLTWSVLKDQVTQAANLFRALGIGETDVVAYILPNANETVLALLGGAVAGIANPINPLLDAEQIGSILRETNAKVVVTLRPFPKTDVADKAAQAVALAPNVQTVLEVDLLRYLTPPKSWIVPLIRPKRAVQNQAQYLNFSAEIAKQPKTLSFADSTEDRVACYFHTGGTTGMPKVAQHRYSGLIYNGWVGTELLFTEQDNILCPLPLFHVFACHVILMAAVVSGAHVVFPTPQGYRGEGVMDNFWKLVERWKISFIITVPTAISAKMQRPIDADVSSVKIAFSGSAPLPLELFRRFEEATGVKLVEGYGLTEATCLVSCNPVDGEKKVGSIGIPFPYCSVKILKTTDEGHVEAGVDEVGEICVSNPGVFVGSTYTEAEKNIDLFHGDHLRTGDLGRVDGDGYLWITGRAKDLIIRGGHNIDPAEIEEALLHHEAVAFAGAIGQPDAHAGEVPCAFVELVEGAEVSEGELLAFCKSHVHERAAQPKHMTILPELPKTAVGKIFKPDLRKHAVMRIYNRALETAGLSARVVTVVDDKKRGLVAQVAAHGAAEDEVAAVLGQFVRPWEFSTTA; encoded by the coding sequence ATGGGCTTTGCCGGTTTTGAGGATCGCGACGCGATTGAAGCTGAAATGGCATGGGCGGAGCGGCGCCTGCCTGTCACGCTTTATCAGGCGCTGAGCGAAACGGCGGCAAAACATCCCGACCGCAACGCCATCAGTTATCAGATATTTTCCGGACCCAAAGATAAGGCGGAGACGCTGACGTGGTCCGTGCTCAAGGATCAGGTGACGCAGGCGGCAAACCTGTTCCGCGCGCTGGGTATCGGTGAGACGGATGTGGTGGCCTATATTCTGCCTAACGCGAATGAGACGGTTCTTGCCCTTCTTGGCGGCGCGGTGGCAGGCATTGCAAACCCCATCAATCCCTTGTTGGATGCTGAACAGATCGGATCGATCCTGCGTGAAACCAATGCGAAGGTCGTGGTCACCCTGCGGCCCTTTCCCAAGACGGATGTTGCGGATAAGGCCGCGCAGGCGGTTGCCTTGGCTCCTAATGTGCAAACCGTGCTCGAAGTCGATCTGCTGCGTTATCTCACGCCGCCGAAGTCCTGGATCGTGCCGCTGATCCGTCCCAAACGCGCGGTGCAAAATCAGGCGCAATACCTGAATTTCTCAGCGGAAATTGCGAAACAGCCCAAGACCCTCAGCTTTGCCGACAGCACTGAGGATCGCGTGGCCTGCTATTTTCATACCGGTGGTACGACTGGTATGCCCAAGGTGGCGCAGCACCGTTATTCCGGTCTGATCTACAACGGCTGGGTCGGGACGGAGCTGCTTTTTACCGAGCAGGACAACATCCTGTGCCCCTTGCCGCTGTTTCATGTTTTCGCCTGTCACGTGATCCTGATGGCAGCGGTCGTGTCGGGTGCGCATGTGGTGTTTCCGACCCCGCAGGGCTATCGCGGTGAGGGGGTGATGGACAATTTCTGGAAGCTGGTGGAACGCTGGAAGATCAGCTTTATCATCACGGTGCCGACGGCAATATCCGCCAAGATGCAGCGCCCGATTGATGCGGATGTGAGTAGCGTGAAGATCGCGTTCTCAGGCTCGGCCCCTCTGCCGCTCGAGCTTTTCAGGCGCTTCGAAGAGGCCACAGGCGTGAAACTGGTGGAGGGTTATGGGCTGACGGAGGCCACCTGCCTTGTGTCCTGCAACCCGGTGGATGGCGAAAAGAAAGTGGGCAGCATCGGTATTCCGTTTCCCTATTGCAGCGTCAAAATCCTCAAGACCACCGACGAGGGCCATGTGGAGGCCGGGGTCGATGAGGTCGGAGAGATTTGCGTCTCAAACCCCGGTGTGTTCGTCGGCAGCACCTATACTGAGGCGGAAAAGAACATTGATCTGTTTCATGGCGATCACCTGCGCACGGGCGACTTGGGACGCGTGGATGGCGATGGCTATCTGTGGATCACGGGGCGCGCCAAGGATCTGATCATCCGGGGCGGTCACAACATTGATCCCGCCGAGATTGAAGAGGCGCTGCTGCACCACGAGGCGGTCGCTTTTGCTGGGGCCATCGGGCAACCGGATGCCCATGCGGGTGAAGTGCCCTGTGCCTTTGTCGAACTGGTCGAGGGGGCAGAGGTCAGCGAAGGCGAATTGCTGGCGTTCTGCAAATCACACGTGCATGAGCGTGCCGCACAGCCCAAACATATGACGATCCTGCCGGAGTTGCCGAAAACGGCCGTGGGCAAGATTTTCAAACCTGATTTGCGTAAACATGCGGTGATGCGCATCTATAACCGTGCACTTGAAACGGCGGGCCTTTCCGCGCGCGTGGTGACGGTGGTGGATGACAAGAAGCGCGGTCTGGTGGCGCAGGTGGCGGCACATGGGGCGGCCGAAGATGAGGTCGCGGCAGTGCTTGGCCAGTTTGTCCGCCCGTGGGAATTCAGCACCACCGCCTGA
- a CDS encoding ABC transporter permease, with product MRIPIAALVGLFFTSLFFLMAIFAPLIAPYGMAEVVGDVWEPPSDQFMLGTDNIGRDLLSRMIYGGQTTIFIATAATALSFITGSVLGFFAAVSGGWVDQAISRFVDLIMSIPSLIFALVVLSVMPTTITILIVLMGLLDSTRVYRLARAVAVDITVMDYVEAARLRGEKTGWIIFREILPNALSPLVAEMGLRFIFAVLFVSTLSFLGLGVQPPQADWGGIVKENKEGINYGIAAALYPAYAIAVLCISINLVADWVLNRTTSLKGGRG from the coding sequence ATGAGAATACCCATCGCGGCCCTTGTCGGCCTGTTTTTCACCTCCCTGTTTTTCCTCATGGCGATCTTTGCGCCCCTGATTGCGCCCTATGGCATGGCCGAAGTCGTTGGCGATGTCTGGGAACCGCCCTCTGATCAATTCATGTTGGGCACCGATAATATCGGGCGCGATCTGCTGTCGCGCATGATCTATGGCGGGCAAACCACGATCTTTATCGCCACCGCCGCCACGGCGCTCAGCTTTATCACAGGCTCCGTGCTGGGCTTTTTTGCCGCTGTCTCCGGCGGCTGGGTCGATCAGGCGATCAGTCGTTTTGTTGACCTCATCATGTCGATCCCCTCGCTGATCTTCGCGCTTGTGGTTCTGTCTGTCATGCCCACGACGATCACCATCCTGATTGTTCTCATGGGGCTGCTGGATTCCACGCGGGTCTATCGGCTGGCGCGCGCCGTCGCCGTAGACATCACGGTCATGGATTACGTCGAAGCGGCGCGCCTGCGCGGTGAAAAAACCGGCTGGATCATCTTTCGCGAAATCCTGCCCAATGCGCTGTCGCCACTGGTGGCCGAAATGGGCCTGCGGTTCATCTTTGCTGTGCTCTTTGTGTCCACCCTGTCGTTCCTCGGCCTTGGCGTGCAGCCCCCGCAGGCGGACTGGGGTGGCATCGTAAAAGAGAACAAGGAAGGCATCAACTACGGCATCGCGGCGGCCCTTTATCCGGCCTATGCCATCGCCGTGCTGTGCATTTCGATCAACCTCGTGGCCGACTGGGTGCTGAACCGCACCACGAGCCTGAAAGGGGGCCGGGGATGA
- a CDS encoding alkaline phosphatase family protein, translating into MDAKLLLIIIDGVPYRNFRRLFGNLEGWVDSGAARVWKHRSVLPSISAPCYASLHTGVSPAVHECTGNHAVSRLKQADVFSQVRAAGGVTGAVAHSFWSAFFNRAPFDPVRDIEYDEPQSGSINHGRFHTMEGYGLANQMTPSDADLFATLTRLCTRFDLNYGIYHSCTLDSMGHRFFHDCQEMDDACAKMDEMLAPYIIKWRAAGYEVIVTADHGQDARGHHGGRDPLQQETALYYFGEADGPDPGTVIDQLQLAPTILSRLGAPIAATMQAPVFLT; encoded by the coding sequence ATGGACGCCAAATTGCTTCTGATCATCATCGACGGGGTGCCCTATCGGAATTTCCGCAGGCTCTTTGGCAATCTTGAGGGCTGGGTAGACAGCGGTGCCGCACGGGTCTGGAAACACCGTTCGGTGCTGCCTTCCATCTCGGCCCCCTGTTACGCCTCCCTTCACACAGGCGTCAGCCCAGCGGTGCATGAATGCACCGGTAACCACGCGGTTTCCCGGCTCAAACAGGCAGATGTGTTTTCTCAGGTGCGCGCAGCGGGCGGTGTCACCGGCGCTGTCGCCCATTCCTTCTGGTCAGCGTTTTTCAACCGCGCGCCCTTCGATCCGGTCCGCGATATCGAATATGACGAGCCGCAAAGCGGCAGCATCAACCATGGCCGATTCCATACGATGGAAGGCTATGGGCTGGCCAACCAGATGACCCCGTCGGATGCCGATCTCTTTGCCACGCTGACCCGGCTGTGCACGCGGTTCGATCTGAACTACGGGATCTATCACAGCTGCACGCTCGACAGCATGGGGCACCGGTTTTTCCACGACTGTCAGGAAATGGACGACGCCTGCGCCAAGATGGACGAGATGCTCGCGCCCTATATCATCAAATGGCGCGCGGCGGGCTATGAGGTGATCGTCACCGCAGATCACGGGCAGGACGCGCGCGGGCATCACGGCGGGCGCGATCCGCTGCAACAGGAAACCGCGCTCTATTACTTTGGTGAGGCCGATGGCCCCGATCCGGGTACCGTGATTGACCAATTGCAACTGGCGCCGACGATCCTGTCGCGTCTGGGGGCGCCCATCGCTGCCACAATGCAGGCGCCGGTCTTTCTGACCTAA